The genomic interval ATCCGGTTTCTATTGATTGCCCTCGCCTCTCTTGCACTATTCGCAAGCCCGGCCAATGCCCACAAGCTGAAAGTCTTTGCCACAGTCAAGGGCGATCATATTGGCGGATATGCCTTCTTCATTGGCGGCGGACGCGCTCAGGGCACCAAATGGACTGCCAAGGATACATCTGGAGCCATTCTGGCTGAAGGCACCACGGACAAGGAGGGAAATTATGATTTTATCCCACCCAAGCCCGCGCCTTCGGACATCACCATCACGGTAGATACGCAGGAAGGCCATATTGCATCTGCTGTTATCCCAGCAGCACGGTTGGGACATGCAAACATCAAATCTGCCAGAATCAGCAGCTCGCAAAGCACCGCACCTCAAACACCCTCAAACGACTCGTTACAAATACCACCGCACCCCCTGTCCACATCTGAGCTCGAACCAATGATCGAAGCCGCAGTTCAACGGCAGATCGAGCCGCTTCTGGAGCGCATCGAGCAAATGGACAGCCATATGCGCTTTACCGACGTCATTTCGGGTATCTTTCTCATCATTGGCCTTGCGGGCATTGGCCTATGGGCACGGTCTCGCCGATGAGACCAAGCCTGCTGCCCGAAGACCTGCGGATACGGCTGGTTGTCGTTTTTCTGGCGGTTTGCATCTTTTCCCAATTACAGACCCTTGAGACGGCCTTCCTCGCCTGTATTGGCAGCCTCATTCTTGGTGCAACCGAAAGGATCGAGCGCAGCCTATGGCGGCGGCTGCTTCATGTGGAAGGCTTCGTGTTGCTGATTTTCATCACCATGCCCTTTCTCATACCCGGTACTTCCCTTTTCAGCATCGGCCCTTTGCAAGCCTCTCTGGAAGGCCTGGCGAGGGCTGCATTAATCGGCTGCAAGGTCTCGGCTTCAGTGCTGCTTTTGATGATCTTTCTGGGCACCATCGAACCAATCCGCCTTGGCGCGGCGCTTTATGCATTGAAACTGCCGGAAAGTCTGGTGCGTCTGTTTGTCATGACGGTGCGCTATGTCTCTGTCATCCGTATGGAGGCAGCCCGCTTGCGAACGGCCATGAAGGCCCGCGCCTTTCAGCCGGGCACGAACCGCCACACCTACACCAGCTATGGCAACCTGATTGGCATGCTTCTGGTCCGGTCCCTTGATCGGGCACACAGAGTGGAAAATGCCATGCTTTGTAGAGGCTATAATGGCCGCTACCCCTATGCCGAATTGACCAGCCCGAAACCAACCGATTGGCTTTTGGGCCTCATCCTGCTGATACTGGCACTCAGCATTCTCATCTTGGACATGATGCCTCTTTAGAAAAGGCGCTCGGTCACCCCATGCTATTCCCCTTTCAAACCAGCCGCTGTTCCACCTTGTCTGAAAGACAGACGGATAGTCCTTCAGCCAAAAGAAAAGCCGGAATGGCAATCCACTCCGGCTTGGAGGCTTTCACAAAGGGCGATACCCCTATTTCTCAAGAGACGCGCAAAAGGCTTCGAATTCTGCCCCCGTTGCATAGGATTTCTGCGTGCCCTGCCGCGTGATGGAATCTGCTGCATAGCGCACGGCCATGGAAAGCGCCGCTTCGAGATCCTTGTCACGGGTATAGAAATGCGCAAAACAGCCTATGAAGGCGTCGCCCGCTCCCGTCGTATCCTTCGGTGTCACGGTAATGGGAGCAAAATGCTTGCGGCCTTCTTTGGTGACCAGCAGTGCGCCCTTTGACCCGAGCGTGACAATCACTGTCT from uncultured Cohaesibacter sp. carries:
- a CDS encoding cobalamin biosynthesis protein CbiL; the protein is MIRFLLIALASLALFASPANAHKLKVFATVKGDHIGGYAFFIGGGRAQGTKWTAKDTSGAILAEGTTDKEGNYDFIPPKPAPSDITITVDTQEGHIASAVIPAARLGHANIKSARISSSQSTAPQTPSNDSLQIPPHPLSTSELEPMIEAAVQRQIEPLLERIEQMDSHMRFTDVISGIFLIIGLAGIGLWARSRR
- the cbiQ gene encoding cobalt ECF transporter T component CbiQ; the encoded protein is MRPSLLPEDLRIRLVVVFLAVCIFSQLQTLETAFLACIGSLILGATERIERSLWRRLLHVEGFVLLIFITMPFLIPGTSLFSIGPLQASLEGLARAALIGCKVSASVLLLMIFLGTIEPIRLGAALYALKLPESLVRLFVMTVRYVSVIRMEAARLRTAMKARAFQPGTNRHTYTSYGNLIGMLLVRSLDRAHRVENAMLCRGYNGRYPYAELTSPKPTDWLLGLILLILALSILILDMMPL